The Engystomops pustulosus chromosome 4, aEngPut4.maternal, whole genome shotgun sequence genome contains a region encoding:
- the SPDL1 gene encoding protein Spindly isoform X2, translating into MGSDTMDQSDVILKLRRQLKEAEEERDRAAQYGLQLLESQSDLQNQLEEQRNEMTVTIENLEQEKYSLQREVELKNRMLESVSSECDNIKHQQKAGLEQLQEQLDRNHNREMSELKDKMEKLKAELDEARLSEKQLKHKLDHQTELLANKSEELRVISERAHETMSSEMITLQLEINELESAKAQLEEDMNELQYRQQQLVLTNGNQSRQLERLQSEKEEREKEAVSYFNALEKAREANQDLQIQLDSALQKAQDPNSKGNSLFAEVEDRRAEMERQLISMKVQYQSLQKQHAFSRQQMHRMKVQIATLLQLKGSQTDPEQLERLQSMIAQKNNEVEKLLVKVRQLEKCQQNYENGPSKMNTDPLVQGDEVYYVDLLKMKLENSSKEMEKIKDELSLQRMKALAESQRVLELERKLFTTDRHLKLSQSENMKLRVSLDELKMKYEPDEIIKLRTQRRRREQLPLDCPAEEVAAGKDLPVTAIESLTSSHLEEKENVVLLSEENPSSTEEKTAPSAEPDTPIVPMSEEKPSSTHPVKERKRVRIAEDINDTQTLSKKDCTIRSTSPRSSDGDPSYEPTKAEDQKDLRKCERKSRHRAQPVFHVSSKPASGTQCPQQ; encoded by the exons ATG ggATCTGACACAATGGACCAATCAGATGTTATCTTAAAACTGCGGCGTCAGTTAAAGGAGGCAGAAGAGGAGAGGGATCGGGCCGCGCAGTACGGGCTTCAACTGCTGGAAAGTCAAAGTGATCTTCAAAATCAATTGGAGGAGCAGCGGAATGAAATGACTGTCACTATTGAG AACTTGGAACAAGAAAAGTATTCATTACAGCGTGAGGTGGAACTGAAAAATCGGATGCTTGAGAGCGTTTCTTCAGAATGTGACAATATAAAGCATCAGCAGAAGGCTGGTCTGGAACAGCTACAGGAACAACTAGACAGGAACCACAATCGGGAAATGAGCGAACTCAAAGATAAG ATGGAGAAGCTAAAGGCTGAACTAGATGAAGCAAGATTAAGTGAAAAACAACTAAAACACAAACTTGACCATCAGACTGAGCTGCTAGCTAACAAATCTGAGGAGCTGCGTGTGATATCGGAGCGAGCTCATGAGACTATGTCTTCAGAAATGATCACCCTCCAGCTTGAAATCAATGAACTGGAAAGTGCAAAG GCACAGTTAGAAGAAGACATGAATGAATTACAGTATCGCCAACAGCAGCTAGTTCTGACTAATGGAAACCAAAGCCGCCAACTTGAACGTCTTCAGTCTGAAAaggaagaaagagaaaaagaggctGTTAGTTATTTCAATGCTTTGgag AAAGCACGTGAAGCAAACCAGGACTTACAGATTCAGCTGGACAGTGCGTTACAGAAGGCACAGGACCCCAACAGTAAAGGCAATTCCTTGTTTGCGGAG GTGGAAGACCGAAGAGCAGAAATGGAGCGTCAGCTGATAAGTATGAAGGTCCAGTACCAGTCTCTGCAGAAGCAACATGCATTTTCCAGACAACAAATGCACCGAATGAAG GTGCAAATAGCAACTCTCTTGCAACTAAAAGGTTCGCAGACTGACCCTGAACAGCTGGAAAGGTTGCAGTCTATGATCGCACAAAAGAACAATGAAGTGGAGAAGCTGCTAGTAAAAGTGCGCCAGCTTGAGAAATGTCAG CAAAACTATGAAAATGGTCCATCAAAGATGAATACTGATCCTTTGGTACAAGGGGATGAGGTCTATTATGTGGATTTACTGAAAATGAAACTGGAGAATTCAAG TAAGGAGATGGAGAAGATAAAAGATGAGTTATCTCTCCAGCGAATGAAGGCTCTAGCAGAAAGCCAGCGCGTCCTGGAGCTGGAGCGGAAGCTTTTTACTACTGATAGACATCTTAAACTCTCCCAGAGCGAAAACATGAAGCTACGCGTCAGCCTGGATGAACTCAAAATGAAATATGAGCCTGATG aaatTATTAAATTACGAACTCAGAGACGTAGACGAGAACAGCTTCCACTTGACTGTCCTGCTGAAGAGGTAGCTGCTGGTAAAgatctccctgtcactgctattgaATCTTTAACCAGCAGTCATCTGGAAGAAAAAGAAAATGTAGTCTTACTGTCCGAAGAAAACCCCAGCTCTACTGAAGAGAAGACTGCACCCTCAGCCGAACCGGATACGCCCATTGTTCCCATGAGTGAGGAGAAAcccagcagtactcaccctgtgaAAGAGCGGAAGAGAGTAAGGATAGCGGAGGATATAAATGACACCCAGACATTAAGTAAAAAGGACTGCACCATAAGGTCTACATCCCCCAG
- the SPDL1 gene encoding protein Spindly isoform X1, which yields MLYFCADTCSLCVCVGFFRVLRFPPMLQNILGSDTMDQSDVILKLRRQLKEAEEERDRAAQYGLQLLESQSDLQNQLEEQRNEMTVTIENLEQEKYSLQREVELKNRMLESVSSECDNIKHQQKAGLEQLQEQLDRNHNREMSELKDKMEKLKAELDEARLSEKQLKHKLDHQTELLANKSEELRVISERAHETMSSEMITLQLEINELESAKAQLEEDMNELQYRQQQLVLTNGNQSRQLERLQSEKEEREKEAVSYFNALEKAREANQDLQIQLDSALQKAQDPNSKGNSLFAEVEDRRAEMERQLISMKVQYQSLQKQHAFSRQQMHRMKVQIATLLQLKGSQTDPEQLERLQSMIAQKNNEVEKLLVKVRQLEKCQQNYENGPSKMNTDPLVQGDEVYYVDLLKMKLENSSKEMEKIKDELSLQRMKALAESQRVLELERKLFTTDRHLKLSQSENMKLRVSLDELKMKYEPDEIIKLRTQRRRREQLPLDCPAEEVAAGKDLPVTAIESLTSSHLEEKENVVLLSEENPSSTEEKTAPSAEPDTPIVPMSEEKPSSTHPVKERKRVRIAEDINDTQTLSKKDCTIRSTSPRSSDGDPSYEPTKAEDQKDLRKCERKSRHRAQPVFHVSSKPASGTQCPQQ from the exons ATGTTATATTTCTGTGCGGAcacatgttctctctgtgtttgcgtgggtttcttccgggtcctccggtttcctcccatgctccaaaacatactg ggATCTGACACAATGGACCAATCAGATGTTATCTTAAAACTGCGGCGTCAGTTAAAGGAGGCAGAAGAGGAGAGGGATCGGGCCGCGCAGTACGGGCTTCAACTGCTGGAAAGTCAAAGTGATCTTCAAAATCAATTGGAGGAGCAGCGGAATGAAATGACTGTCACTATTGAG AACTTGGAACAAGAAAAGTATTCATTACAGCGTGAGGTGGAACTGAAAAATCGGATGCTTGAGAGCGTTTCTTCAGAATGTGACAATATAAAGCATCAGCAGAAGGCTGGTCTGGAACAGCTACAGGAACAACTAGACAGGAACCACAATCGGGAAATGAGCGAACTCAAAGATAAG ATGGAGAAGCTAAAGGCTGAACTAGATGAAGCAAGATTAAGTGAAAAACAACTAAAACACAAACTTGACCATCAGACTGAGCTGCTAGCTAACAAATCTGAGGAGCTGCGTGTGATATCGGAGCGAGCTCATGAGACTATGTCTTCAGAAATGATCACCCTCCAGCTTGAAATCAATGAACTGGAAAGTGCAAAG GCACAGTTAGAAGAAGACATGAATGAATTACAGTATCGCCAACAGCAGCTAGTTCTGACTAATGGAAACCAAAGCCGCCAACTTGAACGTCTTCAGTCTGAAAaggaagaaagagaaaaagaggctGTTAGTTATTTCAATGCTTTGgag AAAGCACGTGAAGCAAACCAGGACTTACAGATTCAGCTGGACAGTGCGTTACAGAAGGCACAGGACCCCAACAGTAAAGGCAATTCCTTGTTTGCGGAG GTGGAAGACCGAAGAGCAGAAATGGAGCGTCAGCTGATAAGTATGAAGGTCCAGTACCAGTCTCTGCAGAAGCAACATGCATTTTCCAGACAACAAATGCACCGAATGAAG GTGCAAATAGCAACTCTCTTGCAACTAAAAGGTTCGCAGACTGACCCTGAACAGCTGGAAAGGTTGCAGTCTATGATCGCACAAAAGAACAATGAAGTGGAGAAGCTGCTAGTAAAAGTGCGCCAGCTTGAGAAATGTCAG CAAAACTATGAAAATGGTCCATCAAAGATGAATACTGATCCTTTGGTACAAGGGGATGAGGTCTATTATGTGGATTTACTGAAAATGAAACTGGAGAATTCAAG TAAGGAGATGGAGAAGATAAAAGATGAGTTATCTCTCCAGCGAATGAAGGCTCTAGCAGAAAGCCAGCGCGTCCTGGAGCTGGAGCGGAAGCTTTTTACTACTGATAGACATCTTAAACTCTCCCAGAGCGAAAACATGAAGCTACGCGTCAGCCTGGATGAACTCAAAATGAAATATGAGCCTGATG aaatTATTAAATTACGAACTCAGAGACGTAGACGAGAACAGCTTCCACTTGACTGTCCTGCTGAAGAGGTAGCTGCTGGTAAAgatctccctgtcactgctattgaATCTTTAACCAGCAGTCATCTGGAAGAAAAAGAAAATGTAGTCTTACTGTCCGAAGAAAACCCCAGCTCTACTGAAGAGAAGACTGCACCCTCAGCCGAACCGGATACGCCCATTGTTCCCATGAGTGAGGAGAAAcccagcagtactcaccctgtgaAAGAGCGGAAGAGAGTAAGGATAGCGGAGGATATAAATGACACCCAGACATTAAGTAAAAAGGACTGCACCATAAGGTCTACATCCCCCAG
- the SPDL1 gene encoding protein Spindly isoform X3 produces the protein MMNVPKGSDTMDQSDVILKLRRQLKEAEEERDRAAQYGLQLLESQSDLQNQLEEQRNEMTVTIENLEQEKYSLQREVELKNRMLESVSSECDNIKHQQKAGLEQLQEQLDRNHNREMSELKDKMEKLKAELDEARLSEKQLKHKLDHQTELLANKSEELRVISERAHETMSSEMITLQLEINELESAKAQLEEDMNELQYRQQQLVLTNGNQSRQLERLQSEKEEREKEAVSYFNALEKAREANQDLQIQLDSALQKAQDPNSKGNSLFAEVEDRRAEMERQLISMKVQYQSLQKQHAFSRQQMHRMKVQIATLLQLKGSQTDPEQLERLQSMIAQKNNEVEKLLVKVRQLEKCQQNYENGPSKMNTDPLVQGDEVYYVDLLKMKLENSSKEMEKIKDELSLQRMKALAESQRVLELERKLFTTDRHLKLSQSENMKLRVSLDELKMKYEPDEIIKLRTQRRRREQLPLDCPAEEVAAGKDLPVTAIESLTSSHLEEKENVVLLSEENPSSTEEKTAPSAEPDTPIVPMSEEKPSSTHPVKERKRVRIAEDINDTQTLSKKDCTIRSTSPRSSDGDPSYEPTKAEDQKDLRKCERKSRHRAQPVFHVSSKPASGTQCPQQ, from the exons atgatgaATGTCCCCAAG ggATCTGACACAATGGACCAATCAGATGTTATCTTAAAACTGCGGCGTCAGTTAAAGGAGGCAGAAGAGGAGAGGGATCGGGCCGCGCAGTACGGGCTTCAACTGCTGGAAAGTCAAAGTGATCTTCAAAATCAATTGGAGGAGCAGCGGAATGAAATGACTGTCACTATTGAG AACTTGGAACAAGAAAAGTATTCATTACAGCGTGAGGTGGAACTGAAAAATCGGATGCTTGAGAGCGTTTCTTCAGAATGTGACAATATAAAGCATCAGCAGAAGGCTGGTCTGGAACAGCTACAGGAACAACTAGACAGGAACCACAATCGGGAAATGAGCGAACTCAAAGATAAG ATGGAGAAGCTAAAGGCTGAACTAGATGAAGCAAGATTAAGTGAAAAACAACTAAAACACAAACTTGACCATCAGACTGAGCTGCTAGCTAACAAATCTGAGGAGCTGCGTGTGATATCGGAGCGAGCTCATGAGACTATGTCTTCAGAAATGATCACCCTCCAGCTTGAAATCAATGAACTGGAAAGTGCAAAG GCACAGTTAGAAGAAGACATGAATGAATTACAGTATCGCCAACAGCAGCTAGTTCTGACTAATGGAAACCAAAGCCGCCAACTTGAACGTCTTCAGTCTGAAAaggaagaaagagaaaaagaggctGTTAGTTATTTCAATGCTTTGgag AAAGCACGTGAAGCAAACCAGGACTTACAGATTCAGCTGGACAGTGCGTTACAGAAGGCACAGGACCCCAACAGTAAAGGCAATTCCTTGTTTGCGGAG GTGGAAGACCGAAGAGCAGAAATGGAGCGTCAGCTGATAAGTATGAAGGTCCAGTACCAGTCTCTGCAGAAGCAACATGCATTTTCCAGACAACAAATGCACCGAATGAAG GTGCAAATAGCAACTCTCTTGCAACTAAAAGGTTCGCAGACTGACCCTGAACAGCTGGAAAGGTTGCAGTCTATGATCGCACAAAAGAACAATGAAGTGGAGAAGCTGCTAGTAAAAGTGCGCCAGCTTGAGAAATGTCAG CAAAACTATGAAAATGGTCCATCAAAGATGAATACTGATCCTTTGGTACAAGGGGATGAGGTCTATTATGTGGATTTACTGAAAATGAAACTGGAGAATTCAAG TAAGGAGATGGAGAAGATAAAAGATGAGTTATCTCTCCAGCGAATGAAGGCTCTAGCAGAAAGCCAGCGCGTCCTGGAGCTGGAGCGGAAGCTTTTTACTACTGATAGACATCTTAAACTCTCCCAGAGCGAAAACATGAAGCTACGCGTCAGCCTGGATGAACTCAAAATGAAATATGAGCCTGATG aaatTATTAAATTACGAACTCAGAGACGTAGACGAGAACAGCTTCCACTTGACTGTCCTGCTGAAGAGGTAGCTGCTGGTAAAgatctccctgtcactgctattgaATCTTTAACCAGCAGTCATCTGGAAGAAAAAGAAAATGTAGTCTTACTGTCCGAAGAAAACCCCAGCTCTACTGAAGAGAAGACTGCACCCTCAGCCGAACCGGATACGCCCATTGTTCCCATGAGTGAGGAGAAAcccagcagtactcaccctgtgaAAGAGCGGAAGAGAGTAAGGATAGCGGAGGATATAAATGACACCCAGACATTAAGTAAAAAGGACTGCACCATAAGGTCTACATCCCCCAG
- the SPDL1 gene encoding protein Spindly isoform X4: MDQSDVILKLRRQLKEAEEERDRAAQYGLQLLESQSDLQNQLEEQRNEMTVTIENLEQEKYSLQREVELKNRMLESVSSECDNIKHQQKAGLEQLQEQLDRNHNREMSELKDKMEKLKAELDEARLSEKQLKHKLDHQTELLANKSEELRVISERAHETMSSEMITLQLEINELESAKAQLEEDMNELQYRQQQLVLTNGNQSRQLERLQSEKEEREKEAVSYFNALEKAREANQDLQIQLDSALQKAQDPNSKGNSLFAEVEDRRAEMERQLISMKVQYQSLQKQHAFSRQQMHRMKVQIATLLQLKGSQTDPEQLERLQSMIAQKNNEVEKLLVKVRQLEKCQQNYENGPSKMNTDPLVQGDEVYYVDLLKMKLENSSKEMEKIKDELSLQRMKALAESQRVLELERKLFTTDRHLKLSQSENMKLRVSLDELKMKYEPDEIIKLRTQRRRREQLPLDCPAEEVAAGKDLPVTAIESLTSSHLEEKENVVLLSEENPSSTEEKTAPSAEPDTPIVPMSEEKPSSTHPVKERKRVRIAEDINDTQTLSKKDCTIRSTSPRSSDGDPSYEPTKAEDQKDLRKCERKSRHRAQPVFHVSSKPASGTQCPQQ; encoded by the exons ATGGACCAATCAGATGTTATCTTAAAACTGCGGCGTCAGTTAAAGGAGGCAGAAGAGGAGAGGGATCGGGCCGCGCAGTACGGGCTTCAACTGCTGGAAAGTCAAAGTGATCTTCAAAATCAATTGGAGGAGCAGCGGAATGAAATGACTGTCACTATTGAG AACTTGGAACAAGAAAAGTATTCATTACAGCGTGAGGTGGAACTGAAAAATCGGATGCTTGAGAGCGTTTCTTCAGAATGTGACAATATAAAGCATCAGCAGAAGGCTGGTCTGGAACAGCTACAGGAACAACTAGACAGGAACCACAATCGGGAAATGAGCGAACTCAAAGATAAG ATGGAGAAGCTAAAGGCTGAACTAGATGAAGCAAGATTAAGTGAAAAACAACTAAAACACAAACTTGACCATCAGACTGAGCTGCTAGCTAACAAATCTGAGGAGCTGCGTGTGATATCGGAGCGAGCTCATGAGACTATGTCTTCAGAAATGATCACCCTCCAGCTTGAAATCAATGAACTGGAAAGTGCAAAG GCACAGTTAGAAGAAGACATGAATGAATTACAGTATCGCCAACAGCAGCTAGTTCTGACTAATGGAAACCAAAGCCGCCAACTTGAACGTCTTCAGTCTGAAAaggaagaaagagaaaaagaggctGTTAGTTATTTCAATGCTTTGgag AAAGCACGTGAAGCAAACCAGGACTTACAGATTCAGCTGGACAGTGCGTTACAGAAGGCACAGGACCCCAACAGTAAAGGCAATTCCTTGTTTGCGGAG GTGGAAGACCGAAGAGCAGAAATGGAGCGTCAGCTGATAAGTATGAAGGTCCAGTACCAGTCTCTGCAGAAGCAACATGCATTTTCCAGACAACAAATGCACCGAATGAAG GTGCAAATAGCAACTCTCTTGCAACTAAAAGGTTCGCAGACTGACCCTGAACAGCTGGAAAGGTTGCAGTCTATGATCGCACAAAAGAACAATGAAGTGGAGAAGCTGCTAGTAAAAGTGCGCCAGCTTGAGAAATGTCAG CAAAACTATGAAAATGGTCCATCAAAGATGAATACTGATCCTTTGGTACAAGGGGATGAGGTCTATTATGTGGATTTACTGAAAATGAAACTGGAGAATTCAAG TAAGGAGATGGAGAAGATAAAAGATGAGTTATCTCTCCAGCGAATGAAGGCTCTAGCAGAAAGCCAGCGCGTCCTGGAGCTGGAGCGGAAGCTTTTTACTACTGATAGACATCTTAAACTCTCCCAGAGCGAAAACATGAAGCTACGCGTCAGCCTGGATGAACTCAAAATGAAATATGAGCCTGATG aaatTATTAAATTACGAACTCAGAGACGTAGACGAGAACAGCTTCCACTTGACTGTCCTGCTGAAGAGGTAGCTGCTGGTAAAgatctccctgtcactgctattgaATCTTTAACCAGCAGTCATCTGGAAGAAAAAGAAAATGTAGTCTTACTGTCCGAAGAAAACCCCAGCTCTACTGAAGAGAAGACTGCACCCTCAGCCGAACCGGATACGCCCATTGTTCCCATGAGTGAGGAGAAAcccagcagtactcaccctgtgaAAGAGCGGAAGAGAGTAAGGATAGCGGAGGATATAAATGACACCCAGACATTAAGTAAAAAGGACTGCACCATAAGGTCTACATCCCCCAG